A window of the Flavobacterium sangjuense genome harbors these coding sequences:
- the lysA gene encoding diaminopimelate decarboxylase, translating to MQPAELLSLSKEFGNPLYVYDADKIEVQYNRLTNAFAKVEKLRINYAMKALSNISILKLLRNLGSGLDTVSIQEVQLGLHAGFTPDKIIFTPNGVSFEEIEEVAKLGVQINIDNLSVLEHFGAKYPKTPVCIRINPHVMAGGNENISVGHIDSKFGISIYQIPHVLRIVENTKMNINGIHMHTGSDILDIEVFLYASEILFDTAKQFKDLEFLDFGSGFKVPYKKGDIETNIEELGKKLTKRFLAFEKEYGRELTLAFEPGKFLVSEAGYFLAKVNVIKQTTSTVFAGIDSGFNHLIRPMFYGSQHNIENISNPKGKERFYTVVGYICETDTFANNRRIPEIHEGDTLCFRNAGAYCFSMASNYNSRFKPAEVLWKDGKGHLIRERETFENLLQNQIMIEL from the coding sequence ATGCAGCCAGCAGAATTACTTTCACTATCCAAAGAATTTGGAAACCCTCTCTATGTTTATGACGCTGATAAAATTGAGGTTCAGTACAACCGCTTAACTAATGCTTTCGCTAAAGTAGAAAAGCTTCGCATCAATTATGCGATGAAAGCCTTATCGAATATTTCCATACTAAAGCTGCTCAGGAATTTGGGTTCCGGATTGGATACCGTTTCTATACAAGAAGTGCAGCTCGGACTTCATGCAGGTTTTACTCCCGATAAAATCATTTTTACACCAAACGGCGTTTCTTTTGAAGAGATTGAGGAAGTTGCCAAATTGGGAGTTCAAATTAATATTGATAACCTTTCTGTTTTAGAACATTTTGGTGCCAAGTATCCTAAAACTCCGGTTTGCATTAGAATTAACCCACACGTGATGGCTGGTGGAAATGAGAATATTTCTGTTGGACATATTGACAGCAAATTCGGGATTTCTATTTATCAGATTCCGCATGTTTTAAGAATTGTTGAAAATACTAAGATGAACATCAACGGAATCCATATGCATACGGGTTCTGACATTTTGGATATCGAAGTATTTCTATACGCTTCTGAAATCCTGTTTGATACTGCAAAACAATTTAAAGATTTAGAATTCCTTGATTTTGGTTCAGGTTTTAAAGTGCCTTATAAAAAAGGTGATATCGAAACTAATATTGAAGAATTAGGAAAAAAACTAACCAAGCGTTTCCTTGCTTTTGAAAAAGAATATGGCCGCGAATTGACTTTAGCTTTTGAACCAGGAAAATTTCTGGTAAGTGAAGCAGGTTATTTTTTGGCGAAAGTAAATGTAATCAAACAAACAACATCTACCGTTTTTGCCGGAATTGATAGTGGATTTAACCATTTAATCCGACCTATGTTTTATGGATCACAACACAACATTGAAAACATTTCTAATCCAAAAGGAAAAGAGCGTTTTTATACTGTTGTGGGTTATATCTGCGAAACGGATACATTTGCCAACAACCGAAGAATTCCTGAAATTCACGAAGGCGACACACTTTGTTTCAGAAACGCCGGCGCCTACTGTTTCTCTATGGCATCCAACTATAATTCGCGCTTCAAACCTGCAGAAGTGTTATGGAAAGATGGAAAAGGTCATTTGATACGCGAGCGTGAAACTTTTGAGAACCTGCTACAAAATCAAATTATGATTGAACTGTAA